A region of the Neomicrococcus lactis genome:
CCTCGCCTTCGTCAGTGGAAATGTAGCCAACCACGATGGTCATCGGTTGTCCTCCTCAGGAGTGTTAGAACCAGCTGGGGAAACGTGCGTCTCCTCTGCCGTGACGGATCCATCCCCAGGAACTTCGCCAGCAGCGACAGCTGCGAGCGCGCTCTGCGGACGTGCCTTGCGGTACGCCTTGATGAGGAACGGAGCAATAAGGACCAGCACGATGATGATGTAGCAGATGATTGCTACTGGCTCATTGAACAAGCCAGCCACATCGCCAGAGCTGAGCATGAGCGACTTGCGCAACTGCTCTTCGGCACGAGGGCCAAGGATGACACCGATGATCAACGGCAGAACCGGAAGACCAAAGCGTCGCATCATGAAGCCAAGCGCACCCAAGACAATCAAGATGATCAAGTCGAAGGTCTGCAAGTTCACGGCGTAGGCGCCGAGCGTTGCGAAGAACAAGATGCCTGCGTACAAGTACGGGCGAGGAATCTGGAGCAAGCGAGCCCACATTGGAGCCAGCGGCAAGTTCACGAGCAAGAGCAGCGTGTTACCGATGAACAACGAGGCGATCAGAGCCCAGATCAGATCTGGTTCCTTTTCGAAGAGCAACGGACCAGGCTGGATGCCGAACTGCACGAAAGCTGCGAGCATCACGGCGGCCGTAGCGTTTGTGGGCAAGCCAAGTGCGAGCATAGGCGTTAGGGTGCCGGCTGCAGCTGCGTTGTTTGCAGCTTCTGGACCAGCAACACCTTCAATGGCGCCGTGACCGAATTCTTCAGGGTGCTTCGAGAGCTTCTTTTCCGTGATGTAGGAAAGGAACGTTGGGATTTCAGCGCCACCTGCAGGCAGGGCACCGAAGGGGAAACCGTAAGCGGTACCGCGAAGCCATGGCTTCCACGAACGCTTCCAGTCTTCCTTGCCCATCCAAGGACGACCCACAGGGATGGTCTTGAGCGGGGTGCGGCGCAAGTGAGCGGCAATCCAAAGTGCTTCACCGATGGCGAAGATCGCCACTGCGACCACCACGATGTCCATGCCGTCGTTCAAGAGCGGAATGTCGAAGACCAAACGCTGCTGGCCAGTCACCTTGTCGATACCGATGAGGCCGATAGCCAGACCGAGTGCCAGCGAGGCGAAGCCGCGGATCTTGGAGGAACCAAGCACTGCGGTCACTGCAACGAGGGCCAACATCATGATGGCGAGGTAGCTCGGCGAGCCGAGGCTCACGGCGAACTGCACCACGAGCGGCGCAAAGGCCACCAAGAGTGCGGTACCGATGGTGCCGGCGACGAACGAGCCGATAGCGGCGGTGGCGAGCGCTTGAGCAGCGCGGCCAGCCTTCGCCATCTTGTGGCCTTCGAGGGCGGTAATAACCGTTGCTGATTCACCAGGGGTATTCAGCAAAATGGAGGTTGTTGACCCGCCGTACATGCCGCCGTAGTAAATACCGGCAAACATAATGAACGCACTCGTGGGCTCCATCGCGTAGGTGATGGGAAGCAACAGTGCGATAGACATTGCCGGGCCGATGCCTGGCAACACACCAACAGCCGTACCGAGCAAAACGCCGATAACAGCAAACAACAAGTTCATGGGGGTCAGCGCGGTGGCGAACCCGTCCATCAATAGTCCCCAGGTATCCATTAGAGAATTCCTTCCAAGGGGCCGGCCGGGAGCTTAATGCCCAGGCCCAAATAAAAACCGTAGAAAGACGCCAGTGCCAAGACGATCGAAATGATCGCCATGCGAATGTAGCTGCGTCCACCGAGAGCCCATACCGATGCAAAGAACATGATGGCTCCGGAGATCACCCATCCCACTGTGTCAATGATCAAGATGTTCAATACGAAAGCGCCGACGAGAGGAATAAGGGTCTTCCAGTCCGTGCCGCTTTCGAGGTCAACGTCTTCACCGTCTTCTGCTTCGCCGTGTCCGCCGCGCATCACATCGACCGCCAGTAGGACCGCGACCAGCACAAGCATTCCGCCAATAATGAACGGGAAGGTGCGCGGTCCTACTGGATCGGTGTGAGAGAAAGGGGCCGACATTGTGGCCCCGTTCCAGAGAACGACGGCGCCCACGATTAAGAGGAACGCCGCCACTCCCAGCTCGGACCGGCCTTTGAGGCTGGTCGTTGCGTTTGTCATCCCAGGCCCAATTCCTTCAGGACGTCAGCTACGCGCTTGTCCTGATCGGTCAAGAAGGTCTTGAATTCGTCACCGGTGATG
Encoded here:
- a CDS encoding tripartite tricarboxylate transporter permease; its protein translation is MDTWGLLMDGFATALTPMNLLFAVIGVLLGTAVGVLPGIGPAMSIALLLPITYAMEPTSAFIMFAGIYYGGMYGGSTTSILLNTPGESATVITALEGHKMAKAGRAAQALATAAIGSFVAGTIGTALLVAFAPLVVQFAVSLGSPSYLAIMMLALVAVTAVLGSSKIRGFASLALGLAIGLIGIDKVTGQQRLVFDIPLLNDGMDIVVVAVAIFAIGEALWIAAHLRRTPLKTIPVGRPWMGKEDWKRSWKPWLRGTAYGFPFGALPAGGAEIPTFLSYITEKKLSKHPEEFGHGAIEGVAGPEAANNAAAAGTLTPMLALGLPTNATAAVMLAAFVQFGIQPGPLLFEKEPDLIWALIASLFIGNTLLLLVNLPLAPMWARLLQIPRPYLYAGILFFATLGAYAVNLQTFDLIILIVLGALGFMMRRFGLPVLPLIIGVILGPRAEEQLRKSLMLSSGDVAGLFNEPVAIICYIIIVLVLIAPFLIKAYRKARPQSALAAVAAGEVPGDGSVTAEETHVSPAGSNTPEEDNR
- a CDS encoding tripartite tricarboxylate transporter TctB family protein, encoding MTNATTSLKGRSELGVAAFLLIVGAVVLWNGATMSAPFSHTDPVGPRTFPFIIGGMLVLVAVLLAVDVMRGGHGEAEDGEDVDLESGTDWKTLIPLVGAFVLNILIIDTVGWVISGAIMFFASVWALGGRSYIRMAIISIVLALASFYGFYLGLGIKLPAGPLEGIL